The genomic DNA tattaatattctCATTTTTCTTGTCGCATGCAATacagagaactaagtcaggcgGTTTACTAGTGTCAAGTGTTACTCTTTTagctatttatattaataattaatattaagCCAAGACTTGTGATGAATAAATGTGGTTACTAAATCGAATAGTAGAAGAGGATGTTGCTGATAATAAACTATATTTTGTTGTTTAGATCGGTGCTCGAGAATTTCGAGGATCGTTTACAGATTTTATTAACATTTTAGTTTGTAATTTTTGAGGTATGGATTATGTCCCTTTTTTATTCGGCGCTACTCCTCTTTTtcattatatttatttgattcgTTCTGTTCTACTTTCAACTCATATCGTTAATCTTTGTTTTGGTCATTTTAACTTCcggaaattattttaaaatttgattttgaaaatttagaTATACGTTTATGcggtttttaaaaattatttatgacacccacCTGCTTTGGAAATTTGTATCATTAGTCTCAGGTGAGTTTTAAATTTtgggtataccgagttaaccagctataggggtactacagccatgtcattgcggcaccagtgacatgacacttccgtgacagtgtgattggtcacggcgtatccttctgttagctcttgggaggagcttttacGCATTTAATAATtgtttcaggatacgtgggtgcacccagagtttgatttgtgatttaatttatggtgacgttgtatatgccgtacacgttatccattctgttgcacacattaggtaccctatgatgtgtgtatttgtatctgttctgatctcggtatgaaatatcctaacccctcgttgcttctgccttacttattttaaaaattgttgatttattataaattacagattatttatttctgatctctttATTTTGTAAACCGTATTCCAAATctgtgatggagagctaccctaATTCTTTGATTAGGATTTCGAAATTTTATCATTAATTAggcttaattatttatttagagaattcagaatttatattattggtttagacagtttggagatttaatattattttgaagattttagactgtttaatttttatttagtaATATATTAGTactctgtttgcaggtttatggattATAGGTAATATCTccttctattttaagaagggggtgttacagagatgatatcagagcttaggttctttcttgtagaaaacctacttaggttgacctgtgagtttAGGTAGACGATAGGATGGGTGTTCTATTCAATTGTGTTTCATTCTGCTCCTTACCATTTAATTCTACTTCATCATTCTAAAATCTGTTTATAACTGCTTCATCATATTTATTCTCGTAATCTTCATTCGTTCAATATCTTATATTGTAAATGCCTCCTAGACGTGATCCTTTTCATATTGACCCCGCTCAGCTTACTGAGATGATAGGGCAAGCAGTGGCTCAGGCTGTACAGCAGGCTTTGGCaaaccaaggaaatcagaatggcgagGAAAATCAGAATGGACAAGGAAATCAGAATAGCGATGAAAACCAGAATGGACATGGAACCGTTTGTATGGTTGGAGAGGTTTGTGAAGCAGAAACCAGACTCTTTTAGTGCAGCACCGACTCCTATTGAtgctgaaaattggattgttcatCTCGAAAAGATTTTTTGATGCACTGGGTTGtgatgagattcagaaggtcAGGTTAGCTGTGTATAAGTTGGAGGGTGATGCTCAGAGATGGTGGAGAGGAGTGAAAGCTACTAGAGGGGAGCAGTATGCAGAGGCTTTGGAATGGCAGGGATTCAAGGAGGTGTTCTATGAGCAGTACTTCTCTAATGCTGATAGGGAGGCTTATTTAAGGGAGTTTCATTCTATTGCGCAGCACCATGATGAGAGCATTATATGACGAGGTTTATAAGGTTGGCTGGATTTTCTGGGACAGTTGTAGGGACTGCTGCGCAGCAGGCTGATAAATTTAAATGGGGGTTGAAGTCTCATCTGAGGGGttccataatttcttttaaatttgataatgtggcagAGGTGGCTGATGCAGCAAAGGATGTTGAGAATGAGCGCATAGATTTCAGGACTTCCAGGTCTAACAGTGGTAGTAAGAGGACTAGGGATGATCAGGGTTTTGTACAGGGTAGGAAGTGGTATGGAGGTTAGAGTGGTTAGCAGGGACAGTGGTGCGGACAGAATCAGAATAGGGTTGGTCAGTCATTTCACGGTCGGAATCAGTATGTTGGTCAGAATCAAAATCAGCAATTTCAGCGACAGAAGCAGCCTAGGTAGTGGCAGAATCGTCAACAGGGGCAGAGCCGTTACTCAGTGTATGGGGGAAACCCCAATATGATTCCAGTGGCTCCTTGTGCTACATGTGGTGGACATCATCCAGGTAGAGCTTGTTACAGATAGACTGGGGCTTGTTTCTTATGTGGTAGCATGTCCCATAGGGAAAAGGATTGTACAGTGTCATACAACCCTGGTGGAGGAGGAGCTGGCGGTGGTAGTGGTAATGGAAGTCAGCAGAATCCTACAGCCAGAGTGTTTGCATTGACGGCAAATCAGGCAACAGCTAATTCAGGTACCGTTTCAGGAACACTTCTTGTTGGTAGACATGAtgcttatgtgttatttgatactAGTTCGACCCATTCTGTTGTGTCTTAATCATTTGTTCACCATCTTGGTATTGCACCTTCATTATTATATCCGTATATGTCTATTTCTACCCCGATCGGGAATTCTGTTGTTATTTCTGATGTGTATCGAGAGTGTCCGGTAGCTGTTGGAGATAAAAATTATAAGGTTAACTTGCTTCCGATGGAGATGCATGACTTTGACATTATCATGGGCATGGATTGGTTGAGTGAACATCGTGCCACAATTGATTGTCAAGGAAAGAGGGTGATCTTTGGGGATGCAGATAAACCAGAATTTGTATACCAATGGTCTCAGCTGAATGGGGATGTTAAGTTAATTTTTGCTCTAAAGGCGAGTAAATTATTGTCTAAGGGTTGTGATGGTTACCTTTCTTTCGTGAAGGATACATCGAAGGATGAACCTCGCATCGAGGATTATCCAGTTGTGAAAGAGTATGAAGATGTGTTCCCCGATGAGCTACCAGGTTTACCACCACATAGAGAGGTGGAGTTTACTATTGAACTTGTTCCAGGTGCCGAGCCTATTTCTAAGGCGCCTTACCTGATGGCACCACTTGAGTTGCAGGAATTGAAGGAGCAGCTGCAGGAGTTGTTGGATAGGGGATTTATCAGGCcaagtgtgtctccatggggcaCTCCTgtgttgtttgtgaagaagaaggatggttccatgagattgtgcattgactatatGGAGTTAAATAAGGTGACTGTCAGAAACAGGTATCCTTTGCCACACATTGATGATATTTTTGATCAGTTACAAGGGGCAAAGTatttttcgaagatagatttgagatcagTTACCACCAGTTACGAGTTAGGGATGAAGTTATTCCGAAGACTGCATTTAGCActcgttatggtcattatgagtttctcgtgatgtcctttgggttgacgaatgcaccaacggtatttatggatttgatgaatagggtatttcatgattatctggataaattcatggtggtcttcatcgatgatatcttgatatactctaggagcagagaggaacatgaggagcatttacgtactgtacttgaaattttgaggGAGAAGAAGTTGTTTGCAAAATTTTCCAggtgtgaattctggttggaggaagtggcattctTGGGGCATATTGTGTCTGGTAGGGGCATTGAGTTGGATCCTGCAAAAGTTGAGGCTATTACTAATTGGCCCAGACCTAGCAATGTGACGGAGGTGAAGAGTTTCTTGGgtttggcaggttactacaggcgttttgtggaaggtttctcttccatagctttgccattgactcagctaatgaggaagggaattaagttcgagtggaatgatgatcgtgagaagagctttcaagtgttaaagaagaggttggtgtcAGCTCCAATACTTGTGTTGCCATCAGGAAGTGGAGGTTTTTaggtttatagtgatgcttctaagagaggattggggtgtgttcttatgcagcatggaaaagtgatttcttacgcctctaggcaacttaaaccttatgaggtgaactatcctacccatgacttggagttagcgGCTGTGGTATTTTCTTTGAAGATCTtgagacactatctttatggagagacttgtgatatctttactgatcacaagagtctcaaatacatctttactcagaaagagcttaatatgaggcagcggaggtggcttgaacttcttCAGGATTATGATGTAAATATTCAGTACCATccaggaaaggcgaatgtagtggcagacgctcttagtaggaagaacttgggaagtgttgcatctctcattactcagccgcaccttatttcagatttggagcgcttaggtgttgagttgtatgttagaggATCAAATGGTAGCATTACAAATTTGAAAGTAGAACCAAATCTTGTTTCAAAGGTTAAGGAAGCCCAGAAGAATGATATAGGTTTGGAAGCTATTAGATCTGAGGTGGCAGGTGGAAAGCAAACACATTTTCGTGTTGATGAGGAAGGTGTGATATGGTTGGGTAGAAAATTGTGTGTACCTGTAGATCCGATAATTCGCgaggaaattttgaaggaggctcatagttcttcattcTCTATTCATCCAGGGtccaccaagatgtatagggatttgaagaagcacttttggtggagtggaatgaagggagatattgtagaatttgtgggaaaatgtcttatatgtcaacaagtgaagatagaccatcaaaggcctagtggattgttgcaacaactagatattccagtttggaagtgggaaaacattactatggattttgtgactcatttgccgaggactttcaagaagaacgatgtcatatgggtggtggttgatagacttACTAAGTCCGCTCACTTCTTGCCTATTAGAGAGACTACTCCTGTTCATGAGTTGACAGAGATTTTTCAGCGAGATATTGTTAGACTTCATGGTGTGCCTGTGTCGATAGTTTCTGACAGAGATACGAGGTTTACATCGCGTTTTTGGAAGGGATTCCAGCAAGCTTGGGGTACGAGGCTTAATTttagtacagcttatcatccgcagactgatggatagtcagagaggacgattcagacattagaggatatgttgagggctTGCGCGTTAGAGTGGACAGGTGATTGGGACAAGTACCTGTATCTGGTTGAGTTTGCGTACAATAATAGTTGGCACGcaagtattggtatgccaccatttgaggctttgtatggtagaaggtgtagggcaccatcttgttgggatgGGGTTGGTGAGAGAGTCATTGAAGGACCAGAGCTGGTTAGAATCACTAATGATAAGGTggagaaagttaaagaaagtttAAAGGAAGCTCGATCTCGTCAAAAGAGTTATGTGGATCAATATCGGAAGTTTGGTGGATTTGagccaggtgatcatgtgttcttgAAGGTGTCGCCTTATAAGGGTGTGAAGCGTTTTGGTATGAAGGGGAAACTAAGTCCGAGATATGTTGGACTTTTTGATATTATGGAGAAAGTTGGGGAAGTATCTTATAGATTTGTGTTGCAACCACAGTTATCTCATgtgcacaatgtgtttcatgtgtcagtTTTGAGGGGCTATAAATATCATCTGTTACACGTAGTTCAGTACCCATTACATAAGATTAGAGAGGATCTTTCGTGCGACGaagaagctgaggctatcttagctcgagaggAGCGAGTTTTGAGGAAGAACACTATTCCGTTTGTAAAAgttttatggaaaaatcattcgaagagagaggctacttgggaattagaagaatctattcGTGAGAAATATCCGTATTTATTTGATTCAGGTATGAGTATTTAGTTTCGTTTGATTCCGGGGACGAAATTctttttaagggggtatatatgtaatatataggaattttagatcttttaataataataataataataataataataataattaattttgGATTAGTTTTGGAATAAgaataataatttaatatatcgagtaaattagaaaaggaaaaggagTGATAATAatgtttagttaattatttaaattctaattctaatAGTGATAGTATACTTTGTGTAGCATATATATAATCACACACCTTCATTATTTAAAAACACGAgtcaaaacaaaagaaaaaaaaaacaaacccTAAAGTAGCCGCCGAAGAAAGAGCCATAATCAGCGAATAGATCAGGGGAACACTCTAGTTAATTCGTTAACACAAGGTTTGAATTTCAAGTAGTATTAAGCCTCATATGTTATTACATATTGTACTTCATCACATCATGTCATCTGTCACAGTGGATTAAATATTATTCTGGTATTGTTACATGCACATACACTTGTTATTTGTAATGTTATATGTTATTATATTAGGATATAGATTTTTTTTATGTTGTGTCAAATAGCATGTCATTAGTTGATAGTAAGTACATATACGTTATTAACTCATCGGTATAGTTTATGTTATTATTTTATAAACTAAAGTGACCCAATGTCTCTctgtttttcttttgtttttttacACTAGCCAAATTCATGAGTTTGTAACACGAAAGGTTAAATCAAATTTTAGATTCTAATGTCATTATGTTTTGTACACTTAGTATATTATATACTCATTATTTACACTTTTATTTGTTGTTCTGTAAAACTAGTAAATCAATTATGCTTATTGTTTTTGCTTAAAGTTATGTTtttgtatataaaatattattttatgagttacATTATGATGCCTTATTTATAAACTAATGTGATGGACTTATTTTAATGTTAATCTGGTTTATAAGTGTGGAATTTACATGGGCTACTACTGTTTAGTTTCATATAAAATTTAATTGTGATGAATAAATATGGTTATTAAATCGAATAGTAGAAGAGGATGTTTCTGATAATAAACTATATTTTGTTGTTTAGATCGGGGCTCGAGAATTTAGAGGATCGTTTACAGATTTTATTAACATTTTAGTTTGTGATTTTTGAGGTACGGATTCTGTCCCTTTTTTATTCGGCGCTACTCCTCTTTTtcattatatttatttgattcgTTCTGTTCTACTTTCTGCTCatatcattaatctttgctttggTCATTTTAACttctggaaattattttaaaatttgattttgaaaatttagaTATATGTTTATGcagttttcaaaaattatttatgacacccacCTGCTTTGAAAATTTGTATCATTAGTCTCAGGTGAGTTTTaaattttgcgagaatatttattttgaacccttagtgtgatttagggtataccgagttaaccagctgtaggggtactacagccatgtcattgcggcaccagtgacatgacacttccgtgataGTGTaattggtcacggcgtatccttctgttagctcttgggaggagcttttgcgcatttaatatttgtttcaggatatgtgggtgcacccagagtttaatttgtgatttgatttatggtgacgttgtatatgccgtacacgttatccattctgttgcacacattaggtaccctatgatgtgtgtatttgtatatgttctgatctcggtatgaaatatcctaacccctcgttgcTTCATCCTTACTTATTTCAAAAATTGTTGATTTATTATAAATTGCAGATTATTTATTTCTGGTCTCTTTGTTTTGTAAACCGTATTCCAAATCtgtactgggcgtttggctcatgccatattctttttctggcaggtgcttaaGGGAATCTGGattgtgtgatggagagctaccctaATTCTTTGATTAGGATTTCGAAATTTTATCATTAATTAggcttaattatttatttagagaattcagaatttatattattggtttagacagtttggagatttaatattattttgaagattttagactgtttaatttttatttagagATATATTAGTACTCTGTTTGCATGTTTATAGATTATAGGTAATATCTccttctattttaagaagggggtgttacaggtacagatataggagtaggcatagcaaaTTTGCAGTTAACAGATCGAtgatctgttagatatatttgtgatgtcatgtctaatctgttgtgtttagtttcggaacttaatatcaggacttatcaggacttactggaaatcaggacttattgaagtcagaacttatatcagaacttaaggcgtcatgATTTATAtaaggacttaagtgcgggtacttcagtTAAGGAATGCAGCTGGTTTACAAGAGgagatctggactaaaacaaaagaagatatgcatgaagagttgaacagctagaagacttatagaagataatatcttattgatatattttaggagacaaaattatattccatatcaattagaagatatcttgtaactgtgtactatataaacacagcttagggtttacactatatgtgttatcattaacgagaacattattcattgtaacctagcagctcttagtgatattgttcatcactgagagagtagtttaacctactttgtaacagagcttattatattgaataaacttgattaatgttacatacttatgttttaaatcgatttggttgtataaacactatattcaacccccttctatagtgttgtgtgacctaacaagcctaccaagctctctattgcagttgttgatcaaccagcaaagatgataccaagggagaaaggtgattacacacctgaagacatctcatctattgccaaggatgcaagggtaaggcatctgcttcatagtgcaattgaccatgccatgtcaaacagggttattggatgcaagactgcaaagaaaatatgggatgctttggagataagatgccagggaactgaagccatcaaaaagaacaggaagacaatactcacacaagagtatcAGCACTTTAATTCAAAAGAtgatgaatcattaactgatttatatgacaggtttgccaaactcttgaatgatctgtcactggtggacaaggaatatgatcttgaagattcaaatctaaaattccttttagctcttcttgaaaattaggatttgaagtctactaccataagagataactatgaccttgctgaaactactcttgatgaaatttatggtatactcaagactcatgaacttgagatggatcaaaggagaaaaaggcatggaagaaagtcaaaggcagttgctcttaaagctgaggaggaatctcctaaaatggttgtctcaaagaggaGCAAAGGAAAcgctctcatcatacagtctgattcagagtcatcatattctgatgatgatgattcagaatttgaaaatttatctgaagtggatgttgatgcagagatgatgcaactgtgtgcccttatggtgaagggtatgacaaagatagcctacaagaaattcagaaagggaaagaagttttccaggaaaggtggaagttctgaaaagaaagggttcagaaagtctgaaggcaaaggaggaaagtctgacagaggagacaactcaaatgtcaaatgctacaattgtggtgaaagaggccacatctctcctgattgcaagaaaggaaaaagtgataaaggccaggcacttatcacaaagaagcAAAACTAggtagacacttcagattctgaa from Apium graveolens cultivar Ventura chromosome 5, ASM990537v1, whole genome shotgun sequence includes the following:
- the LOC141660946 gene encoding uncharacterized protein LOC141660946, with the protein product MSISTPIGNSVVISDVYRECPVAVGDKNYKVNLLPMEMHDFDIIMGMDWLSEHRATIDCQGKRVIFGDADKPEFVYQWSQLNGDVKLIFALKASKLLSKGCDGYLSFVKDTSKDEPRIEDYPVVKEYEDVFPDELPGLPPHREVEFTIELVPGAEPISKAPYLMAPLELQELKEQLQELLDRGFIRPSVSPWGTPVLCEFWLEEVAFLGHIVSGRGIELDPAKVEAITNWPRPSNVTEVKSFLGLAGVELYVRGSNGSITNLKVEPNLVSKVKEAQKNDIGLEAIRSEVAGGKQTHFRVDEEGVIWLGRKLCVPVDPIIREEILKEAHSSSFSIHPGSTKIETTPVHELTEIFQRDIVRLHGVPVSIVSDRDTRAPSCWDGVGERVIEGPELVRITNDKVEKVKESLKEARSRQKSYVDQYRKFGGFEPGDHVFLKVSPYKGVKRFGMKGKLSPRYVGLFDIMEKVGEVSYRFVLQPQLSHVHNVFHVSVLRGYKYHLLHVVQYPLHKIREDLSCDEEAEAILAREERVLRKNTIPFDIDFFYVVSNSMSLVDSKYIYVINSSV